The genomic window CGCAGAATAGAATCCTTTGTTTCTTAGCGTCTTCGCGGTCATGAAAACGACTCTTGCTGGAAATTTTCGGTTGAACAGATCCTGAACAGGAGAATCGTCCTGTCGATAAATCGTCCTGTAAAATATTCAGCATTTTTTTGCGGCTTTTCCGCTTTAGAAATTACCTGGTTAAACAACTCAAGAGGCCGGTATGAAATTAGAAGATACAAAAGTTGGAATTATCGGACTCGGCTATGTCGGCCTGCCGCTGGCCGTCGAGTTTGGCAAAAAGTTTCCAACCATCGGATTCGATATCAATCAGGCGCGTGTCGATGAACTAAAAGGCGGAACCGACTCCACCCTCGAATGCTCCCCCGAGGAGCTCTCTGAAGCCGTTTCCCTCACTTACTCCACCAACATTCAGCAACTATCAACCTGTAACTGTTTTATCGTCACCGTCCCAACCCCCGTCGACAACTCCAACCGCCCCGACCTAACACCGCTCATCAAAGCCAGTGAAACCGTCGGTAAGGTTATATCCGAAGGCAATGTCGTCATCTATGAATCAACGGTCTATCCCGGTGCCACCGAAGAGGATTGCATCCCCGTTGTGGAAAAGGTTTCCGGTCTCACATTCAACGAGGACTTCTTCGCCGGCTACAGCCCCGAACGCATCAATCCCGGTGACAAGGTTCGCCGATTGACCAATATTGTAAAAATCACCTCCGGCTCTACGCCGGAAGTGGCCGACTATGTCGATTCGCTCTATCGCAGCATCTTGACCGTTGGAACCCACAAAGCCCCGTCCTTGAAGGTTGCCGAGGCGGCAAAGGTCATCGAAAACACGCAGCGCGATGTCAATATTGCCCTGGTCAACGAGCTGGCCATGATTTTCAGCAAAGTCGGCATCGATACCATCGATGTGTTGGAGGCGGCAGGGTCGAAATGGAACTTTCTTCCGTTCCGCCCGGGCTTGGTCGGAGGGCACTGCATCGGGGTCGATCCGTACTATCTCAGCTTCAAGGCGCAGCAGGCCGGCTACTATCCCGAACTGATTTCCGCCCAACGCCGCATCAACGACCGGATGGGGCAGTTTGTGGTCGATGAAACCGTCAAGCTGATGTTGAAGAAGCGAATCCATGTCGATAAGGCCAACGTGCTGGTGCTGGGAATCACCTTCAAGGAAAACTGTCCCGATGTCCGCAACACCCGAGTCGTCGATATTGTCCGCGCCTTTGAAGAGTACGGCTCGAACGTCACCGTCTACGATCCATGGGCCGATCCCGGCGAGGTCAAGCATGAATATGGGCTCTCCATAGCAACCAGCAACCAGCAATTAGCAACCAGCCAATACGACGCCGTCGTCCTCGCCGTCGCCCACGACGAATTCAAGAAGATGGGGGAGCCCGAACTCAAGATGCTTTGCGCTGAAAAGAGTGTCATCTTCGATATTAAGAACATTTTGCCCCGCAACCTAGTCGATGCCCGGTTGTAGGTTGGGGACAGGCGGGTGTTTACCAAACTATTATTCAGTGGCTGCCTAGACTCCGATCCCTGGTTTTGTCTGAAGCAGTGCGACGGGTTTGTTGTAAGGGAGTTGAGGAGTAGAGGTGTAGGGGAGTTTGAGTGTGGGAGTGCGGGAGTAAGGGAGTTGCATAAGGAGTTGCCTAAAGGGAAGGTATTCCGAAAACTTAACCGCAATCTCTTCTATCCCCGTCTGATCTCGAAAGCAATACACCCAGCAAAAAAGCACCTGTCACCTGCCACCTGCCACCTGCCACCTGTTGTACACATTAGCTCCCAATGCTATGCCCACCTAATCCCCGCAGCACTTACAGCCAGGCCGTCCTGCACTCAATCCCCGGTATCCAGTATCCAGTATCCAGCGCCTCTGGTTTCCATCACCGTCCATGACGTGGCGGAGTTTTACTATCCCGAGGGGTATACCCCTGCACAGTTTAAGCGATGGAAGAAGCGGATCGATCTGGTAAAGCAGGCCGACCTTGTGTTTGCGGTTTCGGGGCATACCAAAAAAGACCTTGTTGAAAAGGCGGGTGTCCCTGCGGACAAGATTGTTGTTAATTACAATGGGGTGGATCCAGCTTTTCGGAAGCTATCTGAAGATGAGGTCTTGAAAGGAACTGAGGCACTTCCTCCTTCGGCAAGCCTATGGCGGACAAGAGGGGAAGCGCAGGAGGAGCGATTCAGGATATTGGCCGTGGGAAGCAACATTCATCGGAAAAATCTGCCAACGCTCATCAAAGCGGTGGAGGAGCTGGGGCGTAGGGGAGTCCCGATTACCTTGGTTAAGGTTGGTGAGGCGGTGCCCGATAGCCTAATACCCTCTGCTCAAAGCCCGGCACCCAACGCCAAGCATCCAGCATCCAGTGTCCAGAACCTAGAAGTGATCAATCTCGGGTTCGTGAACCAAGACGAGTTGATTTCCCTCTACAACCTCTGCGATGTACTGGCCTTCCCCTCGCTCTACGAGGGTTTCGGGATGCCGGTGGTTGAGGCACAGCGATGTGGATTACCGTGTGTAATCTCGAATGCATCATCATTGCCCGAAGTCGGCGGTGATGCCGCGCTCTACCACGATCCGTTGGATGTGGACATGTTGGCCGATCAGCTGGAACGAGTCTATGGCGATGAGGATTTGCGCTCTGGCATGCGCGAGAAGGGATTCCGTAACGCCCAGCGCTTCACGTGGAAGCAGCACGTGGATATTTTGATGAAAGAGTGGGAGAAGCTTTCCGGGGTGGCGAGAAATATAGGTGTGATCTCACGGAGGTCACAAAGTGCACAAAGAGGTGCTAAATGGACGAGAAGCTGAATGAACTTTCGGAAAAAGTAATCGGAGCTGCGATACGTGTTCATCGGGAACTCGGGCCCGGATTGCTTGAGTCAGTTTATCAGAGCTGCCTCGCGCTGGAGCTTAAGTTAATGGGGATCAAAGTGGAGGTGGAGGTGCCAGTGCAGGTCGAGTACCGTGGACAGACTGTTAATGACATGGGCTATCGGTTGGATTTACTTGTTGAGGAATGTTTGATTGTCGAGCTGAAATCAGTTGAGGCGGTGAAGCCGGTTCATAAGAAACAGTTACTGACATATTTAAAGTTGACCGACTGTCGACTCGGATTGCTGATTAACTTTAATGAAGTTCTGCTAAAGGATGGAATTACCCGCATAGCAAACTAACTTCGTGTCCTCCGTGCCTTTGTGAGAACCCCCCCATACGGATTTGTCTCACGGAGTTCACTAAGAGCACAGAGGAATGGCCTCCGCTGGATAAGAAACATATAAATTAGGAAACTTGGTGTCCTCCGTGCCTTCGTGAGAGCAATCTACCTCACAGAGTTCACTAAGAGCACAGAGGAATGGCCTCCGCTGGATAAGAAACATATAAATTAGGAAACTTGGTGTCCTCCGTGCCTTCGTGAGAGCAATCTACCTCACAGAGTTCACCGAGAACACAGAGGAATGGTCTCCGCTGGATAAGAAACATATAAATTAGGAAACTTGGTGTCCTCCGTGCCTTCGTGAGAGCAATCTATCTCACAGAGTTCACTAAGAGCACAGAGGAATGGCTTAACGGAATTTATACTTAGTGTTCTTTGTGCCTTTGTGAGAGAAAATAGTTGTAATGAAGCGAATACTTCTTATTTCCCCGTGTCCCGGATTGGGCGGAGGGGCCGAGGTGGTTCTCGAAGAGCTGCTGCGGGCATGGGAATCCGAGGAGCTGCAACTTGTTCTGCTGGCACCGGAAGATAGCCGTATGCACTCCGTGGCCAAGGCTGTTGGATTTGAGTGGCATAAGCTTCCGATCAGAAGGAACGGAAACTACATGCGCGATATCTTGAAGGCGGTGAAGACCGCTGTGGCCGGCATTGAAAAATGCGACAAAGTCGTTGGCTGGACGATTCGAACCTATCCCGCAGTCGAGTGGTTGGCTGCAAAGTGGCAGGTGCCATCGATGGGCGTATTGCATGATAATCCCTTTCCCAAGAAAATTCTTGGGCCGGTTCTGTGGGACCTGCGAGGCCTGGACTTTCGCAATATGAGTGCATGGGCGGATATGCTTTGGTGCAGTGGTGAATTTGTTTTCCGCATGGGATGGCAATGGCAGTGGGCGCATCGGGTGGCGAATCGGTTTTCAATGTTGATATGTGTCAGTGAAGCCGTGCGGAAAGACTGCATCCGAAAAGGCTATGAATGTGAAATGACCGTGATTCGAAATGGTCTTGCTGACATCCCTGTCCCCGAGAGGGCACCCAGTGAACGGCTGAGGATCGGTTTTCTGGGAATGTCCATGCCGGGGGCCAAGGGGTTTCCAATTGTGGAAAAATGGATAAAAGAACTTGGGGATAAGGCGGAATGGAAGCTCTATGGCAATGCCTCCGCTCGTTCCCTCCGTCGGGTTGAAAGATTGAAGGCCTACGCCGATGTTGAATGCTGCGGGCAATGCCCGCGAGAGGAAATATTCGAGAACATCGATATCCTTGTTCATGCCACACCGGGTTTCGATTCCCTTCCGACCGTCCTGATCGAGGCGGCCAGGGCTGGCATTCCATGTGTTGCGTCATCGAATGGAGGCGCTTGGGAAATTGTTCGGGAGGATGCGAGCGGCTTTGTTTTTAATCCAGCCCATCCAGATGAGGGTTTGGTTGCACTCAAAAAACTCGATCATGCGGATCTCCGTTCCCGTATGGGGAATGATGCCAGAAAGCATTTCGAGGATAACTTCCGCGTCGGACGGATGGTGCGCAATTACAGGGGGAGTTTTCTTTCTTCGTTACGTGTAAATGCATGGATCGAAAACTAGCCTGATGGCCAAGCTAAGTACAATCATTCCAAAGAGGCTGAAAAGCAGGCTTGAAACTGGGCCTTCCGCTCGGCGTATTGTTGGAAACATGGGATGGTTGCTGGGTGAAAAACTGGGCACGGTCGCGATCGCGTTTCTCGTTAGCCTGGTTGTTGCCCGCTACCTTGGCCCTGAAAAATATGGCTTGATGTGCTATGCCTTGGCCTTTGTTGCCATGTTCGAAATGATCGGAACGCTTGGGAGTCAGGAAATTCTCGTGCGCGAACTGCTTGCGGCGGAAGGAGAGGAAGGAAGGATTCTTTGCACGGCCTTCATTCTGCGCTGCTGCGGCGTTGTTGTTGCCTCGGTTGTTGCGTTGTTGAGTGTATATCTTTCGCGGCCAGACGATGCTGTGTCCGTTATCCTGGTTTTGATCGCCTGTGGCATGTATGTCGGGCAGCTCTTTTTGATGGTGCAGCAGTGGTTCGCTTCCCAACTTCTAGCCAAATATGTCACGATAGCGACCCTGGTTGGTTTGTGCATTGCTTCGGTGGCAAAACTGTTGATGGTGCGCTATCAGCAGGATGTGGTCTATTTTGTTGTTGCGTCCGTTGCCCAGGTGGTGTTGGCCGGTGGAATATTGTTTTTTCTGTACTTCAGAAAAAACAGGCAACTTCGGCATCGCTGGACGTGGAGCGGTCGTTGGGCGAGAAAATTGCTGGGCGATTGCTGGCCTCGAATCATCAGTGGAATGTCTACGTCCGCGATCAATAATCTATCCACGATCTTCGTGGGAAACCTTCTGGCCTCACAGATTTTGGGTGAATTTTCGGTGGCCAAGCGCCTATTGTTTTTTCTTTTGTTTGCTCCGGGAATTATAACCCAATCCTTGGCTCCTTCGTTGGTGAAGGCCAAGGAATCAGGGGACGCTGGAGAATATGAAAGGCAGTTGGTTCGGCTCTACCGCTATCTAATGCTGCTGGGTTTGGGACTGGGCCTTCTTCTGGCGCTTGTCGGATGGCTTGTGGTGCCGGTTCTATATGGCCATGAATACCCCAAGGCCG from Pontiella desulfatans includes these protein-coding regions:
- the tviB gene encoding Vi polysaccharide biosynthesis UDP-N-acetylglucosamine C-6 dehydrogenase TviB, with amino-acid sequence MKLEDTKVGIIGLGYVGLPLAVEFGKKFPTIGFDINQARVDELKGGTDSTLECSPEELSEAVSLTYSTNIQQLSTCNCFIVTVPTPVDNSNRPDLTPLIKASETVGKVISEGNVVIYESTVYPGATEEDCIPVVEKVSGLTFNEDFFAGYSPERINPGDKVRRLTNIVKITSGSTPEVADYVDSLYRSILTVGTHKAPSLKVAEAAKVIENTQRDVNIALVNELAMIFSKVGIDTIDVLEAAGSKWNFLPFRPGLVGGHCIGVDPYYLSFKAQQAGYYPELISAQRRINDRMGQFVVDETVKLMLKKRIHVDKANVLVLGITFKENCPDVRNTRVVDIVRAFEEYGSNVTVYDPWADPGEVKHEYGLSIATSNQQLATSQYDAVVLAVAHDEFKKMGEPELKMLCAEKSVIFDIKNILPRNLVDARL
- a CDS encoding glycosyltransferase → MHKELPKGKVFRKLNRNLFYPRLISKAIHPAKKHLSPATCHLPPVVHISSQCYAHLIPAALTARPSCTQSPVSSIQYPAPLVSITVHDVAEFYYPEGYTPAQFKRWKKRIDLVKQADLVFAVSGHTKKDLVEKAGVPADKIVVNYNGVDPAFRKLSEDEVLKGTEALPPSASLWRTRGEAQEERFRILAVGSNIHRKNLPTLIKAVEELGRRGVPITLVKVGEAVPDSLIPSAQSPAPNAKHPASSVQNLEVINLGFVNQDELISLYNLCDVLAFPSLYEGFGMPVVEAQRCGLPCVISNASSLPEVGGDAALYHDPLDVDMLADQLERVYGDEDLRSGMREKGFRNAQRFTWKQHVDILMKEWEKLSGVARNIGVISRRSQSAQRGAKWTRS
- a CDS encoding GxxExxY protein, translating into MDEKLNELSEKVIGAAIRVHRELGPGLLESVYQSCLALELKLMGIKVEVEVPVQVEYRGQTVNDMGYRLDLLVEECLIVELKSVEAVKPVHKKQLLTYLKLTDCRLGLLINFNEVLLKDGITRIAN
- a CDS encoding glycosyltransferase family 4 protein, producing the protein MKRILLISPCPGLGGGAEVVLEELLRAWESEELQLVLLAPEDSRMHSVAKAVGFEWHKLPIRRNGNYMRDILKAVKTAVAGIEKCDKVVGWTIRTYPAVEWLAAKWQVPSMGVLHDNPFPKKILGPVLWDLRGLDFRNMSAWADMLWCSGEFVFRMGWQWQWAHRVANRFSMLICVSEAVRKDCIRKGYECEMTVIRNGLADIPVPERAPSERLRIGFLGMSMPGAKGFPIVEKWIKELGDKAEWKLYGNASARSLRRVERLKAYADVECCGQCPREEIFENIDILVHATPGFDSLPTVLIEAARAGIPCVASSNGGAWEIVREDASGFVFNPAHPDEGLVALKKLDHADLRSRMGNDARKHFEDNFRVGRMVRNYRGSFLSSLRVNAWIEN
- a CDS encoding oligosaccharide flippase family protein, with protein sequence MGWLLGEKLGTVAIAFLVSLVVARYLGPEKYGLMCYALAFVAMFEMIGTLGSQEILVRELLAAEGEEGRILCTAFILRCCGVVVASVVALLSVYLSRPDDAVSVILVLIACGMYVGQLFLMVQQWFASQLLAKYVTIATLVGLCIASVAKLLMVRYQQDVVYFVVASVAQVVLAGGILFFLYFRKNRQLRHRWTWSGRWARKLLGDCWPRIISGMSTSAINNLSTIFVGNLLASQILGEFSVAKRLLFFLLFAPGIITQSLAPSLVKAKESGDAGEYERQLVRLYRYLMLLGLGLGLLLALVGWLVVPVLYGHEYPKAGFYLMGMAATFPFYSVGQGRVWFIITQRAYQYNMWVGVASALMSLGLTYLGIQLFGVWGAIGAQVVTVVWIVLFQDLAFSRYRINSLSAWRALSPVWIFGVMRDSVKP